A stretch of the Porifericola rhodea genome encodes the following:
- a CDS encoding DUF4159 domain-containing protein, with translation MTTRMVKKVFSLLLLFSITAASSLYAQNGGIKIAKLKYNGGGDWYANKTALPNLISFCNSSINTNLAAEEEVVEVGSPELFLYPYVYMTGHGNVVFSEDEAENLRKYLISGGFLHIDDNYGLDEFVRIEMKKVFPELEFVELPDGHAIYSQKFSFPKGLPKIHEHDGEPSQGFGLIYEGRLVCFYSYESDLGNGWEDQRIHNDPEEVRQRALQMGANIIAFAFTQD, from the coding sequence ATGACAACGCGCATGGTAAAAAAAGTCTTCTCCTTACTCCTTCTTTTCAGCATTACGGCTGCCAGCAGCTTGTATGCCCAAAATGGAGGCATTAAAATAGCCAAGCTCAAGTACAATGGCGGAGGCGACTGGTATGCCAATAAAACAGCGCTGCCTAATCTTATTAGCTTTTGCAACTCTTCTATCAATACCAACCTGGCCGCTGAAGAAGAAGTGGTAGAAGTAGGGAGCCCTGAATTATTTTTGTACCCCTACGTTTATATGACTGGGCACGGTAATGTTGTTTTTTCTGAAGACGAAGCTGAAAACCTGCGTAAGTACCTCATTTCAGGAGGCTTTCTCCATATTGATGATAATTACGGACTAGATGAGTTTGTAAGAATAGAAATGAAAAAGGTATTTCCTGAACTTGAATTTGTAGAGTTGCCTGATGGTCATGCGATTTATTCGCAAAAATTTAGTTTCCCTAAGGGCTTACCTAAAATTCATGAACATGATGGGGAACCTTCTCAGGGATTTGGTCTGATTTATGAAGGCCGTTTGGTATGCTTTTATTCTTATGAAAGTGACCTCGGTAATGGTTGGGAAGATCAACGCATACACAACGATCCTGAAGAGGTGAGGCAGAGGGCACTTCAGATGGGTGCAAATATCATTGCATTTGCCTTTACACAAGATTAA
- a CDS encoding acyl-CoA desaturase, which produces MIIIAFFIAHWYFSLFCQTFFLHRYAAHKLFTMNRFWERFFFIFTWVWQGSSYLSPRAYAILHRMHHAYSDTEHDPHSPHHSENLFDMMWKTKNIYNEYVNHEVEPEPRFAKDLPEWDSFEKIADNWMVRVAWGVAYSLFYIWAISIAELPGTHWLMYGLLPIHYLMGPVHGAIVNWCGHMYGYSNYDNRDKSKNTLVFDFLMLGELFQNNHHRLPKRLDFAAKWFEVDPSYPVIKMLETFQIIKVKKLKKA; this is translated from the coding sequence GTGATTATTATTGCATTCTTTATTGCCCACTGGTACTTCTCTCTCTTTTGCCAGACCTTCTTCTTACACCGCTATGCGGCGCATAAGTTGTTTACGATGAACCGCTTTTGGGAGCGTTTTTTCTTCATCTTTACATGGGTGTGGCAAGGCTCATCGTACCTGAGCCCTCGCGCTTACGCTATCCTTCACCGTATGCACCATGCCTACAGTGATACCGAGCACGACCCACACTCGCCTCATCATAGCGAAAACCTTTTTGATATGATGTGGAAAACCAAAAACATTTATAATGAGTATGTAAACCATGAAGTAGAGCCGGAACCTCGTTTTGCAAAGGATCTACCAGAGTGGGATTCTTTTGAAAAAATTGCAGATAACTGGATGGTACGTGTGGCCTGGGGCGTTGCTTACTCTCTTTTCTACATTTGGGCTATCTCTATTGCCGAACTACCCGGTACTCACTGGCTAATGTATGGCCTGCTTCCTATCCATTACCTGATGGGTCCTGTACACGGAGCTATTGTAAACTGGTGTGGTCATATGTATGGTTACAGTAACTATGACAATCGCGATAAATCTAAAAACACTTTGGTGTTTGATTTTCTGATGCTGGGAGAGTTGTTTCAGAATAACCACCACCGCCTGCCCAAACGCCTGGACTTTGCTGCCAAGTGGTTTGAAGTAGACCCAAGCTATCCGGTCATTAAAATGTTAGAAACATTTCAGATTATTAAAGTTAAAAAGTTGAAAAAAGCTTAA
- a CDS encoding energy transducer TonB has translation MEDKKNTQIRLESKRGLYLSIGLVLSVAMVTLAFEWKSYDRGPIVDLGSKTHVFEHEKPIPVTVQTPPKPKVQLPIILEIPNEQDPDVELDFSLEIDISTETAISEYVPDDIPEDEESDQPFIFVEHQPSPTGGMQSFYKYLSNNLKYPKQAVRAGVEGKVYVQFVVNTDGSLTDLKVLKGISPACDKEALRVLANAPKWNPGKQRGRPVRVQMNMPVVFSLQ, from the coding sequence ATGGAAGACAAAAAGAACACACAAATCAGACTGGAGAGCAAACGAGGTTTGTACTTAAGCATTGGCCTGGTACTTAGTGTAGCTATGGTTACCCTTGCTTTTGAATGGAAATCGTACGACAGAGGCCCTATCGTAGATCTTGGAAGCAAAACCCACGTTTTTGAACATGAGAAACCTATACCTGTAACTGTACAAACTCCTCCTAAACCTAAAGTACAACTTCCCATAATACTAGAAATTCCTAATGAGCAGGACCCTGATGTAGAGCTAGATTTTTCTTTAGAAATAGATATTAGCACTGAAACCGCAATTTCGGAATACGTTCCTGACGATATTCCTGAAGATGAGGAGAGTGATCAACCTTTTATTTTTGTAGAGCATCAACCCAGCCCTACTGGAGGTATGCAGTCTTTCTACAAATACCTCAGCAACAATCTTAAATATCCTAAACAAGCGGTTAGAGCTGGAGTGGAGGGCAAAGTATATGTACAATTTGTAGTAAATACGGATGGCTCTCTTACCGATCTAAAAGTACTCAAAGGCATAAGCCCGGCCTGTGATAAAGAAGCACTTCGTGTACTGGCCAATGCTCCAAAGTGGAATCCGGGAAAACAACGTGGCAGACCGGTAAGGGTACAGATGAATATGCCCGTTGTCTTTAGTTTACAGTAA
- a CDS encoding BlaI/MecI/CopY family transcriptional regulator, whose translation MSDKKPNVKELTKAEEQVMQILWQIKKGFVKDIREEIPPPKPAYNTVSTIVRILEKKGFVAYKAYGKTHEYYPLISKKEYSSYFLKNFVGSYFGGSFHKLVSFFARENDMDIHEFEEMMKYVEQDIKDDKPQSDEPK comes from the coding sequence ATGAGCGATAAAAAACCAAACGTAAAAGAGCTAACCAAAGCGGAAGAACAGGTAATGCAGATTCTCTGGCAGATAAAAAAAGGGTTTGTAAAAGACATACGGGAAGAAATACCGCCCCCCAAACCTGCCTACAATACTGTTTCTACTATTGTACGCATACTAGAAAAGAAGGGCTTTGTAGCTTATAAAGCTTACGGTAAAACTCATGAGTACTACCCACTGATTAGCAAAAAGGAATATAGCAGCTATTTTCTTAAGAATTTTGTGGGTAGCTATTTTGGTGGCTCCTTCCACAAACTGGTATCTTTTTTTGCGCGTGAAAACGACATGGATATCCACGAATTTGAAGAAATGATGAAATACGTGGAGCAGGATATTAAGGATGATAAACCACAGAGTGATGAGCCAAAGTAG
- a CDS encoding M56 family metallopeptidase, whose protein sequence is MNHLLIYLLEASICLGVFYLFYLMVLHDQPSHQYNRLYLLLTSSLSFILPLLQVPVLFGERVSQVTGGYQNYILLDPAFLQSSASEGFDIYSLLSWQNILLLIYCVGVLLSIVFYTNQAIQLIKAIRQYRSTFRKGYRLIYTEGKLSTASFFGYLFWDNTQKLTQKEAALIIAHEEAHISQKHSYDVLYMAVLKTLFWFHPLVHLYERALVDVHEFAADANALGQHHPSGYARLLTRRMFAGLQLSLVNHFYTSRTLKRIKMMHISQQQTPRYKLLLSLPLFLALFVTFSCEPDLETTSLDQLKSQYDQAQTMEERMKLPDAEEVFMVVEAPPEPEGGIKAFYQYVAQSIRYPSEARRQGIEGKVFVQFVVDKNGELTSVEALKGIGKHCDEEAIRVIESAPAWKPGRQRGRAVKVRMVLPITFKLDDGKDTEKKAPFASQKTPPHTNMDEMVVVGYN, encoded by the coding sequence ATGAACCACTTGCTTATCTACCTACTGGAAGCCAGCATTTGTCTAGGCGTATTTTACCTTTTTTATCTGATGGTACTGCACGATCAGCCCAGTCATCAATACAATAGGTTATACCTTTTACTAACTTCCAGCCTATCGTTTATCCTTCCTTTGTTACAGGTGCCTGTACTTTTTGGTGAGAGGGTAAGTCAGGTGACCGGCGGATACCAAAATTATATTTTACTTGACCCTGCCTTTCTACAAAGCTCTGCTTCAGAAGGGTTTGATATTTATAGTCTACTCAGTTGGCAAAATATTTTACTACTTATTTATTGTGTGGGTGTGTTGCTCAGTATAGTATTTTATACCAATCAGGCAATTCAGTTGATTAAGGCCATTCGCCAATACAGAAGCACCTTCCGTAAAGGCTACCGCCTTATATACACGGAGGGTAAGTTATCTACAGCATCATTTTTTGGATACCTCTTCTGGGACAATACCCAAAAGCTAACCCAAAAGGAAGCTGCACTAATAATAGCACACGAAGAGGCACATATCAGTCAAAAACATAGCTATGATGTACTCTACATGGCAGTACTAAAAACTTTGTTCTGGTTCCATCCGCTGGTGCACCTATACGAGCGGGCTTTGGTAGATGTACACGAGTTTGCAGCTGATGCAAACGCCCTCGGCCAACACCATCCATCTGGTTATGCACGCCTGCTTACCCGGCGCATGTTTGCCGGCTTACAATTATCTCTCGTAAATCATTTTTATACATCCAGAACTTTAAAGAGGATCAAGATGATGCACATCAGCCAGCAACAGACACCAAGGTATAAGCTGTTACTTAGCCTACCTCTATTTCTCGCACTTTTCGTTACATTTTCTTGTGAGCCTGATTTAGAAACAACTTCTCTGGATCAGCTAAAGAGCCAGTATGATCAAGCACAAACAATGGAAGAGAGAATGAAGCTCCCCGACGCAGAAGAAGTGTTTATGGTTGTGGAAGCCCCACCTGAACCTGAAGGAGGAATAAAAGCTTTCTACCAATATGTGGCCCAGAGTATACGCTACCCTTCTGAGGCACGCCGCCAGGGTATAGAAGGAAAAGTATTCGTACAGTTTGTCGTGGACAAAAATGGCGAACTCACTTCTGTTGAAGCCCTTAAGGGCATAGGCAAACACTGCGATGAAGAAGCCATTCGTGTAATTGAGTCTGCTCCGGCCTGGAAGCCCGGACGCCAAAGGGGTAGAGCTGTAAAAGTAAGAATGGTGCTTCCTATCACTTTTAAACTGGACGACGGCAAAGACACAGAGAAGAAAGCGCCTTTTGCTTCACAAAAAACACCCCCCCATACAAATATGGACGAAATGGTAGTAGTTGGCTACAACTAA
- a CDS encoding potassium channel family protein, which translates to MTAKQRTNLLRITAAIVTYLIVTFLLYWAEADQEGSNIQSLPDAFWYTIVTLTTVGYGDYYPVSLGGRVVSLIFVLGSVGIIGYLISQLTNQISAYLEKKRLGLLGTNFEHHIIVIGWDKFGKQVVNEVVGSGKQVAIIVNDKSAVDLIHEAYSNKEVFVLYTDYSNLDAFTKANIQQAATVFINFPDDTEVLIYLLNLKKRYPDLNYVVSLNNPSLKETFASAGVRYVVSKTEIASRLVASYTFEPDVALMAESMMTTALEGEDYDLLEFYVNESNPYVGKDYVDSFIDLKLKHDVILVGINKKTNGSRVLMKNPSKGVTIEADDYLVMICSGASKQQIKKIFKATEGRVLDRGNTDEVK; encoded by the coding sequence TTGACAGCTAAGCAACGTACCAATTTACTTCGGATAACAGCGGCGATTGTCACTTATCTTATAGTAACTTTTTTACTTTACTGGGCTGAGGCAGATCAGGAGGGAAGCAACATACAATCTTTGCCAGATGCGTTCTGGTATACTATTGTAACTCTTACTACGGTAGGCTACGGAGACTACTACCCGGTAAGCCTGGGCGGTAGGGTTGTCAGTCTTATTTTTGTGCTAGGAAGTGTAGGTATCATCGGTTATCTTATCAGTCAGCTTACAAATCAGATTTCAGCTTATTTAGAGAAAAAACGTTTAGGACTATTGGGAACCAACTTTGAACATCACATCATCGTAATCGGCTGGGACAAATTCGGCAAACAGGTAGTAAATGAGGTAGTAGGTTCAGGCAAGCAGGTAGCTATTATCGTTAACGACAAATCTGCTGTAGACCTGATTCATGAAGCTTATTCTAACAAAGAGGTGTTTGTGCTTTATACGGATTATAGTAATCTGGATGCATTTACCAAAGCAAATATTCAGCAGGCGGCTACTGTCTTTATCAATTTTCCTGATGATACGGAAGTACTGATTTACTTACTCAATCTGAAAAAGAGATATCCAGACCTCAATTATGTGGTATCTCTTAATAACCCGAGCCTGAAAGAAACTTTTGCATCGGCAGGCGTGCGCTATGTTGTATCAAAAACAGAGATTGCCTCTCGTCTGGTGGCTAGCTATACTTTTGAGCCAGATGTAGCCCTAATGGCTGAGTCTATGATGACCACCGCGCTGGAGGGTGAAGACTACGATCTGCTGGAGTTTTATGTAAATGAGAGTAATCCGTACGTGGGTAAAGATTATGTAGACTCATTTATAGACCTTAAGCTAAAGCATGATGTAATATTGGTAGGCATCAACAAAAAAACCAACGGAAGTAGAGTTTTAATGAAAAACCCATCTAAGGGGGTAACTATTGAAGCAGATGATTATCTGGTGATGATTTGTAGTGGAGCTTCCAAGCAGCAGATTAAAAAAATATTTAAGGCTACAGAAGGAAGAGTGTTAGATAGAGGAAACACTGATGAGGTGAAGTAA
- a CDS encoding CPXCG motif-containing cysteine-rich protein, with the protein MLEHFFTCPYCLAEISMLLDTSISRQSYIEDCELCCNPIQLNFTVDAAEESVTSFDAQQLD; encoded by the coding sequence ATGCTGGAGCACTTCTTTACCTGCCCCTACTGCCTGGCGGAGATCTCCATGTTACTGGATACTTCCATCTCCAGACAGAGCTATATTGAAGACTGCGAGCTGTGTTGTAATCCTATACAACTTAACTTTACTGTAGATGCAGCCGAAGAAAGCGTGACCAGCTTTGATGCTCAGCAATTAGACTAA
- the smc gene encoding chromosome segregation protein SMC, with amino-acid sequence MQLTRLEIKGFKSFADKVIINFDKGITGVVGPNGCGKSNVVDSIRWVLGEQKTRMLRSDKMENIIFNGTKKRKPTQMAEVSLTFDNTKNLIPTEYTQVTITRRYYRSGDSEYLLNGVTCRLKDITNLFMDTGIASNSYAIIELKMVDEILNDKDNSRRNLFEEAAGISKFRTRKKETLRKLSDTDADLERVEDLLFEIEKNLKSLEKQAKQAERYYKTKEEYKTLSIQLAKVTVSTQREKLQNLNRQSEAESDRKLSLSRQLTEKEALIEQLKTDLVNKEKLLSSRQKSLNQHVEQIRNYESDKQVKNEKLRLLQDRQLQLTEQLERDRYNIDQISESLEGLRWQKSEAAEALEVTKEKVEQLKQEYEEYKTKTNTLKEEVAGADRMLREKQDEVYQIKKSLEIKQMQLSSTRQDLEKTSADTNAQEADLGRYDERTSELENEIEAIKNELATAEQEEQDLQQRMESLAESIEADKENLSRLNRTRDALQNEYNLTKSLVDNLEGFPEAIKFIKKNVDWAKKAPLLSDIISCSEEYRVCIENYLSQYMNYYVVQTRTEAMEAINLLSDASKGKANFFILDEFSHFTPAAKKDFSEAVAAADIVEYDATYQALVQHVLNKAYIVHEGAAIPEDSEESFITKDGRIVQHPFSIAGGSVGLFEGKRIGRAKNLEKLKEQLKDLEQQVSSQQEAIQEQQLQLSSLKQSSPKEKISALQKELSQTSQEYVSVKTKKEQLTEMLNSNAQKREDTEDHIQELYEACAELEPQVSAKEGELSALESKIAELKERLAEENEILSEKSANFNQENIQFYQQENRVSSIAQEINFKEEAYQGSENSIAKNQQALQECESSVKQLLESSDVSEDELLAMYEEKEQIEIGVNEAEKDYYAVRGEIDKNEKATREIRNQRENSDSILLEVQNQINSTKLELSGVKERLSVEFELDLDELMKEEVTEEEKANLDPEALREKLTKIKDRLQRIGPINPMAMEAYEEIKERYDFINKEKADLIQAKESLITTIDEIDTVARATFMEAYEKIKENFVKVFRSLFTEEDDCDLKLTNPDDPLESSIDIIARPKGKRPLTINQLSGGEKTLTATSLLFAIYLLKPAPFCIFDEVDAPLDDANIDKFNNIIKTFSKDSQFIIVTHNKRTMASTDVIYGVTMIEQGVSKVVPVDLREYELEAE; translated from the coding sequence ATGCAGTTAACTAGACTTGAGATCAAAGGCTTTAAGAGTTTCGCTGACAAAGTTATCATTAACTTTGACAAGGGGATTACCGGAGTAGTCGGCCCGAATGGCTGCGGTAAGTCCAATGTAGTAGACTCTATCCGTTGGGTACTGGGTGAGCAGAAAACCAGGATGCTCCGCTCAGACAAGATGGAAAATATCATTTTCAATGGTACTAAAAAGCGTAAACCCACCCAAATGGCTGAGGTATCGCTTACCTTTGATAATACCAAAAACCTTATTCCTACGGAGTACACCCAGGTAACTATTACCCGTCGTTATTACCGCTCTGGTGATAGCGAGTACCTGCTCAATGGAGTTACCTGCCGTCTTAAAGACATCACCAATCTCTTTATGGATACGGGTATCGCCTCTAACAGCTACGCAATTATAGAGCTGAAGATGGTGGATGAAATTCTCAATGACAAAGATAACTCCAGACGCAACCTCTTTGAAGAAGCCGCGGGTATCAGTAAGTTTCGTACCCGCAAAAAGGAAACCCTGCGTAAGCTTAGCGATACCGATGCTGACCTGGAGCGTGTAGAAGACCTGCTTTTTGAGATTGAGAAAAACCTGAAATCTCTGGAGAAACAGGCCAAACAGGCTGAGCGATATTACAAGACCAAAGAGGAATATAAAACCTTAAGCATACAGCTGGCAAAGGTGACGGTAAGTACACAGAGAGAAAAGCTGCAAAACCTAAACCGTCAGTCAGAAGCGGAGAGCGATCGTAAACTGAGCCTTAGCCGACAGCTTACTGAAAAGGAAGCACTGATAGAGCAGCTTAAAACAGACCTGGTAAACAAAGAAAAGCTACTCTCCTCCCGACAGAAATCCTTAAACCAGCATGTAGAGCAAATTCGTAATTACGAAAGCGACAAGCAGGTAAAAAATGAAAAGCTACGTTTGCTGCAAGATCGCCAGTTACAACTAACTGAGCAGCTGGAACGCGACAGGTATAATATTGACCAGATTAGCGAAAGCCTGGAGGGACTACGCTGGCAAAAGTCCGAAGCGGCTGAAGCTTTAGAAGTTACCAAAGAAAAAGTTGAGCAGCTAAAACAGGAGTACGAAGAGTACAAAACCAAAACCAATACTCTTAAAGAGGAGGTAGCCGGTGCCGACCGTATGCTACGCGAGAAGCAGGACGAAGTATACCAGATTAAGAAAAGCCTGGAAATTAAGCAGATGCAACTTAGCTCTACTCGTCAGGATCTGGAAAAAACTTCTGCGGATACCAATGCTCAGGAAGCTGATTTAGGGCGCTACGATGAGCGTACCTCTGAGCTTGAGAACGAAATTGAGGCCATCAAAAATGAGTTAGCGACAGCCGAGCAGGAAGAGCAGGACCTACAGCAGCGCATGGAGTCTCTGGCCGAGAGTATAGAAGCTGACAAAGAAAATCTGTCTCGCCTAAACAGAACTCGCGATGCCCTTCAAAACGAATATAACCTTACCAAATCTCTGGTAGATAATCTGGAGGGTTTTCCAGAAGCTATTAAGTTTATTAAGAAGAATGTGGATTGGGCAAAAAAAGCGCCCCTCCTCTCTGATATCATCAGCTGTAGCGAAGAATATCGGGTATGTATTGAAAACTACCTGAGCCAGTATATGAACTATTATGTAGTTCAGACCCGAACCGAAGCCATGGAAGCGATCAACTTATTGAGTGATGCATCTAAAGGCAAAGCTAACTTCTTCATACTGGACGAGTTCTCTCACTTTACACCCGCAGCAAAAAAAGACTTTTCTGAAGCAGTAGCAGCGGCAGATATTGTTGAGTATGATGCTACTTACCAGGCGCTGGTTCAGCATGTGCTGAATAAAGCTTATATCGTTCATGAAGGTGCCGCTATCCCCGAAGACAGTGAGGAATCTTTTATTACCAAAGACGGCCGTATCGTACAGCATCCTTTTAGCATTGCGGGAGGTTCGGTAGGCTTGTTTGAAGGGAAGAGAATTGGCCGGGCTAAAAATCTGGAAAAGCTCAAAGAACAGTTGAAGGATCTTGAGCAGCAGGTGAGTAGTCAGCAGGAAGCCATACAGGAGCAGCAACTTCAGCTTTCCAGCCTTAAGCAAAGCTCGCCTAAAGAGAAGATTTCTGCTTTGCAGAAAGAGTTGAGCCAAACCAGCCAGGAATATGTTTCGGTAAAAACTAAAAAAGAGCAGCTGACAGAGATGCTTAATAGCAATGCGCAAAAGCGTGAAGATACTGAAGATCATATTCAGGAGCTGTATGAAGCCTGTGCCGAGCTTGAGCCTCAAGTATCTGCCAAAGAGGGTGAACTCAGTGCTTTGGAGAGCAAAATCGCTGAGCTTAAAGAAAGGCTGGCTGAAGAAAATGAGATTCTGAGTGAAAAGTCCGCTAACTTTAATCAGGAAAACATCCAGTTTTATCAGCAGGAAAACCGAGTAAGTAGCATTGCGCAGGAAATTAATTTTAAAGAAGAAGCGTATCAGGGTAGCGAAAACAGTATTGCTAAAAACCAGCAGGCTTTACAAGAGTGTGAGTCCAGCGTAAAGCAGTTATTAGAAAGTAGTGATGTGAGTGAGGATGAGTTGCTGGCTATGTACGAAGAAAAGGAGCAAATTGAGATAGGCGTAAATGAAGCAGAAAAGGATTACTACGCCGTACGCGGAGAGATTGATAAAAATGAAAAGGCAACTCGCGAAATTCGTAATCAACGCGAAAACAGTGACTCTATACTGCTTGAAGTACAGAACCAGATCAACAGCACCAAGCTTGAGCTTAGCGGAGTAAAAGAAAGGCTTTCTGTAGAGTTTGAGCTAGACCTGGACGAACTGATGAAAGAGGAGGTTACTGAAGAGGAAAAAGCCAACCTTGACCCGGAAGCTCTGAGAGAAAAGCTCACTAAAATTAAAGATCGTTTACAACGCATAGGCCCTATCAATCCTATGGCGATGGAAGCTTATGAAGAAATTAAGGAGCGTTACGACTTTATCAATAAGGAGAAGGCAGATCTTATTCAGGCAAAAGAGTCGCTCATTACTACCATAGATGAAATAGATACGGTAGCCCGTGCTACTTTTATGGAAGCTTACGAAAAGATTAAAGAGAACTTCGTAAAAGTGTTTCGCTCCCTCTTTACTGAAGAAGATGACTGTGATCTTAAACTTACCAACCCCGACGACCCTTTAGAAAGCAGTATTGATATTATTGCACGCCCTAAAGGAAAGCGTCCCCTTACTATCAACCAGTTATCCGGAGGTGAAAAAACGCTGACAGCAACTTCTCTTCTATTTGCGATCTACCTGCTAAAACCTGCCCCATTTTGTATTTTTGATGAGGTAGATGCACCCCTGGATGATGCCAACATTGATAAGTTTAACAACATTATCAAGACTTTTAGTAAAGACTCGCAGTTTATTATAGTAACACATAATAAACGTACAATGGCCAGTACAGATGTTATTTATGGAGTAACGATGATAGAACAGGGGGTCTCAAAGGTAGTACCGGTAGACTTACGAGAATACGAACTGGAAGCCGAATAA
- a CDS encoding SDR family NAD(P)-dependent oxidoreductase: MNSTQRKLFWAAAGITSIALTRLLTHKERRFNIDQKVCLVTGGSRGLGLEISRLLVKEGARLAICARDKSELKSAKKDLDELGASYGSEGVYAIPCDITNPEQVTNMFRLIRKRFGAVEVLINNAGVIQIAPAEEMEMQEYEEAMNLHFWAPLRLMEAVLPEMRKKKEGRIVNIASLAGKVIVPHLAPYTASKHALVGLSESLHAEMQKYNIYITTVCPGLMRTGSVRQMIHKGQHEKEHALAEVVSSQPLTPMNAKRAAEAIVTACKHGETSLIIPLQAKVLTAANGIFPGLFADAMGLLNRFLPAPGGIGNEWVRGYESETDLVPAILKSVNEKAARRNNEYNQE, translated from the coding sequence ATGAATAGCACACAAAGAAAACTTTTCTGGGCAGCAGCAGGCATTACATCTATAGCACTTACTCGCTTACTTACTCATAAAGAGCGACGCTTCAACATCGACCAAAAAGTTTGCCTGGTAACAGGAGGGTCCAGAGGTTTAGGGCTGGAGATATCACGACTTCTGGTCAAAGAAGGAGCAAGACTGGCAATTTGTGCCAGAGACAAAAGTGAGCTCAAGAGTGCTAAAAAAGATCTGGACGAACTAGGAGCTTCTTACGGAAGCGAAGGTGTCTATGCTATTCCCTGCGATATTACCAATCCCGAGCAGGTTACAAATATGTTTAGACTGATCAGGAAGCGTTTTGGCGCAGTAGAAGTATTGATTAACAATGCAGGAGTCATTCAGATAGCCCCGGCGGAGGAAATGGAAATGCAGGAATATGAAGAGGCTATGAACTTGCATTTCTGGGCACCGTTACGGCTGATGGAAGCAGTATTACCCGAGATGAGAAAGAAAAAAGAGGGTAGAATAGTTAACATTGCCTCCTTGGCGGGCAAAGTAATTGTGCCCCACTTAGCCCCTTATACGGCGAGCAAACATGCATTGGTTGGCTTGTCCGAAAGTTTGCATGCCGAAATGCAGAAATATAATATCTATATTACTACCGTATGCCCTGGGCTGATGCGTACGGGTAGTGTTCGCCAGATGATTCATAAAGGTCAGCATGAGAAAGAACATGCATTAGCAGAAGTAGTATCCTCTCAACCTTTGACCCCTATGAATGCAAAGAGAGCTGCTGAAGCCATAGTTACAGCTTGTAAACACGGGGAAACTTCACTCATAATACCCTTGCAGGCCAAAGTGCTTACTGCTGCAAACGGTATTTTTCCTGGCTTATTTGCCGACGCTATGGGATTGCTAAATCGTTTTTTACCCGCACCTGGAGGAATTGGTAATGAGTGGGTACGTGGCTACGAAAGTGAAACAGATCTAGTACCGGCAATACTAAAGTCAGTTAATGAAAAAGCAGCACGAAGAAATAATGAGTATAATCAGGAGTAG
- a CDS encoding hydroxypyruvate isomerase family protein: protein MKTENRRSMLKKMAGSAAAVPLASFSFKNLPSTFVPLKGNIKHSVCKWCYRDVPLDEFCAAVKKMGIQSVELLGPEEWPTLNKHGLECALGAYWTDGFGIAKCYNRKEYHQKLYDLYAESIPMAAKAGLTQLITFSGNRDGMDDETGMKNCAEGLKKIMPIAEKHGITIVMELLNSKVNHPDYMCDHTEWGVELCKMVGSDNFKLLYDIYHMQIMEGDVIATIQKYHPYISHYHTGGVPGRAEIDETQELYYPAIVQAIVDTGFNGFLAQEFIPKEDPLASLEASIRICDV, encoded by the coding sequence ATGAAAACAGAGAATAGAAGAAGTATGCTTAAAAAGATGGCCGGCAGCGCAGCAGCAGTGCCTTTAGCAAGCTTTAGTTTTAAAAACCTGCCCTCTACTTTTGTTCCTCTAAAAGGTAATATTAAGCATTCCGTATGTAAGTGGTGTTACCGCGATGTACCTCTAGATGAATTTTGTGCAGCAGTTAAAAAGATGGGCATACAGTCAGTAGAGTTGCTTGGTCCTGAAGAGTGGCCTACTTTAAACAAGCATGGTTTGGAGTGTGCGTTAGGTGCATACTGGACAGATGGTTTTGGTATTGCTAAATGTTATAATAGAAAAGAGTATCACCAAAAGCTTTATGATTTATATGCTGAAAGTATTCCTATGGCTGCTAAAGCAGGGCTTACTCAGCTTATCACCTTTTCAGGAAATCGTGATGGTATGGATGATGAAACAGGCATGAAAAACTGCGCAGAAGGCTTAAAAAAAATTATGCCTATTGCTGAAAAACACGGCATCACTATCGTGATGGAACTCCTGAACAGCAAGGTAAACCATCCAGACTATATGTGTGATCATACAGAGTGGGGTGTAGAACTGTGCAAAATGGTAGGCTCCGATAATTTTAAACTGCTATATGATATCTACCATATGCAGATTATGGAGGGAGATGTTATAGCCACTATACAGAAATATCATCCATATATTTCTCATTACCATACCGGGGGAGTACCAGGACGGGCAGAGATAGACGAAACGCAGGAGTTATATTACCCAGCTATAGTTCAGGCTATCGTAGACACAGGTTTTAATGGTTTTCTGGCCCAGGAGTTCATTCCAAAAGAAGACCCTTTGGCTTCATTGGAAGCAAGTATTCGCATATGTGATGTTTAG